The genome window GGATCATGTTGGTTAGAACTGAtggaaaataaaatccaaataatcTCACAATGTCAGCTTACTATTGATTTCAGCATTTTGTTTAGCCATGATGGATATATTCTGTGCTTTAACAACCCTTAATAATAGGAAAGCAGAAGAAAGAATTTGCCCAGGGTTGCCTATAGCAAGCCCAGATGGCAACCAAATGAGAAAATGAAATCTTTCTTGTGATGTTATGTTGCAAGCTCTGCCCCTTACATAATTGCACATCACTTTCAAAAGGTAGAGGTTATCTTGAAATATGACACATTTTATCATTTCATCTTCTCTCCCACTGCAGTTTCCTATAACTTTGTCTCTTCTGATCTGCAATAGTCTAAATTATTCAACTACCTATTAGGCTATATGAGCTAAAATCTGATTTTCCCTTTCTGAAAgccttttaaaaatcaattctacatcaatttttttattgtaatatccATGAATATAATTTAACAAAAGATCCTACACAATTGGACACCTATTTAAAGAAACTTCCCAATACATGCTTTTATTACTGTTTAATAACTATAAAATACCAATTGTATTAGAAATATATTCCAGTTGAATGGTTCACAGTTCACAATTAAATAGTGTAGCAGTTAACTAAGGGTTTTACTTTCTAAATACATGCCAGAAAaacattttcaattaaaaaaacccaagctaccgtatatactcgaatataagccgatccgagtataagccgaggtccccaattttaccccaaaaactggggtaaactggggactcgagtataagccgagggtgggaaatgaggcacctaccggttgaaaccctcctcctcagctgagaaggctggcggctccccgcccgccctctcactgcaccggcagggcttcagtccggtaaaatgtgaaaagaaaaaactcgagtataagccgtatatactgagtatgccgagggcttaaaaaaacaacttgagtataagccgtatagacccgagtataagccgaggggacgtttttcagcacaaaaaatgtgctgaaaaactcggcttatactcgagtatatacggtaaataaatcCTTACCTTCCTTCCTAAAGAAAGAAATACAGTACATTAATCAACTGTGAATTGGAATAAAAATATGTTCATACTCTTAGTTGAAAGCAACTGAAGAAGTTGCTGGGGGAAGGAATAGAGCCTACAAATTCTGCTTCCAGTACCAGATATCCAAGTaaaattaaaaagcagtataagaGCAAATTTCAAAATCATACCTTAAGTGACTGAAGTGTTGTAGCTCTAGCAGCCTGGTACTGCTGTCCTTTCCAGATAAAGGCCTCTCATTGGCTTTCAGCTTCAgtttcctctgccttctgtggagCTGTTGTAAGGCCCGAGTAATGCATTGGCTTTCTGCACGCTCCCAAATTAGCTGGGCTCGTTCTTCTGCTTGCATATCCCCACTGCTACGGAAGAGACGACGTAACTGCAGTAACCCCACCCCCTGGAAAATATTGGCAGATGCTCTCTTTCTAGTACATGATTTAGCGATTTGATTCTGTGGCAAATCAGAGATAATAGAGGCTGGAGTTCCCATGGTGCTAGGATCTCTCCATACTGTAGCTAATGGTGGTTCTGTAGAAAAGATGAAACCAGGAAGAAGCAGATTGGTTAACTGGTCCTGACAGCAGTTCCTCTTTCCTATAATAACCTGGGTCTAAGTGGAAAAATGCACAGATGTTTAATAGCCTTAATCTGAGGTACCTACATTTTGGGACCACAAGTCAGAACTAAGTTTCCTTATAACACATTTCATCCTAATTCCTCCCAGAAGATGATTCCTCAGAACAGAGAGGAATCATTTAAGCCATTACGTCTTAACTCTGCTTTgtgcaagaatccaaattaaaatattcatggcAGACTCCTTTCTCTACCATTGAGGTTATTCAGTTATGCAATATTTCAAGAATGTTAATTTAGAGCTTTTCATTGTCTAAGACTTAAGACACAGACATTCAGATATTGCAGCTTAATGTGAAGACTGTATGGTAATTTATATATAGTAGTAGATAGAATATGTATTGTCAAGTCAGGACTTGCACATTTACTCAATTAGCAGGAAATATGAGCTCCAGGTTATTCCACCTAAACTGGTATGAGTACCAGGGTGGATCCATTTGGGGTGGGAAGTTTTCTCAGTCAACAAcaggacatttttttccccatcagccTTTCAGGTTCTGACATGCCTTGTGTTTGACAAAGCCTAGCAACAACCGCTACAACTCCCTATAAAAACCCTACCTATCCAGATGCCCAAAAAAGTATGTAAGAAAAGTGAGCAACACATACGATGGACCAGCAGCAATTTGAACTGGAGTCATATTTGCCAAACTGGCAGATTATGTCAATGAGCCACCTCGATTAATCTAACAATCTGGTTGAAGTGGAaggtgggaaagagagagggcTAACACTAATGTCTggggtgggggtccttggtgctctctgaaattgcctgttttcttgcagacgtttcattaccttaaagt of Ahaetulla prasina isolate Xishuangbanna chromosome 6, ASM2864084v1, whole genome shotgun sequence contains these proteins:
- the AVPI1 gene encoding arginine vasopressin-induced protein 1, translated to MGTPASIISDLPQNQIAKSCTRKRASANIFQGVGLLQLRRLFRSSGDMQAEERAQLIWERAESQCITRALQQLHRRQRKLKLKANERPLSGKDSSTRLLELQHFSHLRIEDCNTSAAAAVDGDSRKKELETADRSGHCIIPQYRKKEKEMSVATMHNEK